From one Callithrix jacchus isolate 240 chromosome 2, calJac240_pri, whole genome shotgun sequence genomic stretch:
- the LOC144581629 gene encoding uncharacterized protein LOC144581629, whose protein sequence is MELPPARSPGPAGCAGTKRLERGPAPALAVHGVDLRPVRAPALPRGWDSAGLRLLQSLRGLPPRGPHRRRQRPGHLQPAERGGAVSLRQGTAVGTLGAKTGRSDLREPRTCF, encoded by the coding sequence ATGGAGCTGCCCCCGGCCCGCAGTCCGGGCCCCGCTGGGTGTGCGGGGACCAAGCGGCTGGAGAGGGGACCGGCCCCCGCGCTGGCGGTGCACGGGGTGGACCTCCGGCCGGTGCGCGCTCCTGCCCTGCCCCGGGGCTGGGACTCGGCAGGGCTCCGGCTGCTGCAGTCGCTCCGCGGGCTCCCACCCCGGGGGCCGCACCGGCGCCGCCAGAGGCCAGGACACCTGCAGCCCGCGGAGCGCGGCGGGGCGGTGTCGCTGCGCCAGGGCACAGCTGTGGGGACACTGGGTGCGAAAACGGGGCGCTCGGACCTGAGGGAGCCGCGGACCTGCTTCTAA